CTTACCCCAACCTTGTGaaggtaaagaggttgtttctaatagactCTTAGCTCAAGTAAAACATATCAAACTCAAGTATGTAAAAAAAATGCGAAGTTATACTAAGATAGAGGAGAAGAATAGAAGCAACAACAAACAAGCTAATAAGGGAACAGCAGGTAACAAAATTGAAGAGTACTGTATATATAAGTTAATTACAACTACACATAATATAGAGTTAtaccaaaataaaattctaattaccATTAGTTTGATCCAAATGACAATCAAATAAACCAGTGCTCCAAGGAGCTCCAATTGGTAAATGTGATGGTGACTGAAGTACAGCTTGTACTCCTTGGAACTGTTGAGGTTGTGAAGGATTTGGTTCTGTACCACTACTCTCTGGCTGAGGAGTTTCCCCTTCATTATTTGCTCCAACTCTTCCCATTGTATCCAAGAAAATTGTAATTACCCCTTAGTATATgatatgatgaaatatttttgcTAAAATATCAATGAGATCTTTCATATATATGCAGGAAGGGGTTTTTGTGTGATATGTCCATAGTGGATGGCATCTTTGACTTGGAAAAACCAATCAATGAGAGATTATTCAGATTAGCAGTGGTCAATTCAATTGTATGTCTTTTCCACGTTATACAATTTTTTAAGAGTTTTTTACATCAATATCATAGAAATTAACAAAATTAAGGGGTTAAAATAGAATAACGAAATTTGAAATCAGTTGTCAAGTTATTGGAAGTTTCCAAGACAATTTATTCCAAGTTGGCTATTGTATTCATATGCCACTAGGCCAAGTTTGGTAGCTAGTTACATCTTTGGGAGGAGGATTAACATAACGTCCCTTTTCAatattgtttgtttgatttgcatTTCAGTAGTTTCATTTTTGTTGTAGATATCTGGACTATCGTCCGTTGATTTATTGTACTTGAGCTGATGGTCTTTTTGAAACGTCTCGACCTCCACGAGTTAGGGGGAGCTCTCCTGTTGTTATTTAGACTATCATCGACTCTAACTTCACTCTTCAAATATGCTCTGTGGAATCAAATCTTTATCCCCTTGGTAGGAAAATGCCCAAGGCCATACATAGGACTTGCTGTTGAtttagaaaatgaataaaaagatTATGACATTCTGGAAGTTAGTTATTCAATAATTCAAAGTCAACTTGCAATAGCAGAGACGTGTAGTGTATTCAAACagatgattaaataaaataatgttcATACTAAGCCACTATTCTATATAGGGTTGGCAAACGGGTGGATTGAATTGGatttggacgggttaaatatggatcgagcaaaaatgatttgaattataattcgcccatataaatatgggtaaatatgaatttgatcaaatatgaattgggtaaaaataatttaacccACTTTAATTCctaaagtcaaaaacttaaaatttctgtatcatatcaacttgactttattttcgtttttttttttagttttttttttctctctcttctatatgtagcctctagtttttatttttttatttttttatttctttttttttctcttctatctctgccctttgcttctctttcttttttcttttcgttcttagtcttctttttttctatttttttattttgttttgttttacttcgttctaatttttttttttgggttgtattttatgttttatatattttttatttttgaaaaacttgGTTAAatcgagtacaaattatggatgatgactgaaatatcataaccactcagtatatttatatttaccatcatttttttcctttttcctttcctcctttttcattatttttttctttttgattttcttatatttttttttcaattctttctttacgctttttttctctcttctatatctaacttctacctctctctcttcttcttttttccatttttgttttttttctatttttaattttttttttctgataacGAAATTACCTtaagcgcatattgatttatattcgcccaacatttataatttgcGTAAGTACACTCAAATGGACTCCACCTAATGGACAGATACAGAGATAGTATCCTGAAAGATCTTGAGATTACATTCGTCAAACCAAATATCATTAGCAGTCGCAAGAAGTAAACAAATCAAGGTTTCTACGTACTTCCTGCCTTGCCGACCCTAAGctcttatacaaatacaaatgttacatttgtatcatatgatacatgtttatacaacttgaaccatacgtatactaatgatacttgtttatatacaaatataaatgataaatttgatatacaaatactaatgacacatttgcattgaatgatacatagtatatttatatattttagtctcaaaaaaatataattaattcatacacttatttgtatataaatacaaatgataaattgtacatattgacaactaagctattcaaatacaaataataaaattatttgaaatatatagtacaatacaaataaatttaaagtaaaaaaaaattaaaatataaaatgcaatgaaaaaaaaaagatgaggaaaaaatataacaaaaaaaaagaagaaaaatgacaaaaatgacgaaccaagaatgaaaaaggggaaaacgaaaaatacaaaaaaaatgcgaagaaaaaagaaataaaattgaaaaagaaaaaaattgatgaaatagaagaaagaagaaagtgtaagaaacgagtaaaaaataagtggaaaaaaatgaaaaaaaaaattaaattaaaggaaaaaagaaagaaaaaatagtaaattaaaggaaaaagaatggaaagaaaaaaaagagaaataaaagatagaaaaaataataataaaggagtgagactatggattatatttaattgataagacaTGCTATAAATTGTATAGGCTAAATGGAATAATTAGAACCTTAAATTAATTAACCCAGGTAGGTTTCAAGCGAATATGAATGatcaaataaaaatgagaaaggggaaaatgaaaaaaaatataaagaaaaaagaaaaaaaatagatgaaaaaatgagaaagaaaaatataaattataagaaacgagtaaaaaatgaaaaaacaaaaaagtaaattaaaggaaaaaagaaagaaaaaaaaaaaagaaactagaaaagaaaaaaaaaaaaaattttaaacataagtgggtgatctctgtgtttaaatgggtacccatattttacctattttgttcatatttgtatgagcttttaaaataaattgaagtttatatttacccatttgaaatctgagtgatccaattcaataaatatgaattaaatagaCTCTTTACACAAATATGAGCTCTAATTTCATATAACAAGACACGTTTATGTCATCATTATAACAGTTAGGTCAACACATAACTAGATTGTACATGTTTGCCATTATGGCATGATCACCAAACTGTATCTTGCATACAACCAAGACGATCACTTTATCTTTAATTGGTCAAAATATTTTAGCAACCATTTTCTTTAGGAAATTAactcattaaaaaaattaggaaaatgaaCACCCCACCCCGTACCTCTTCCATACACACAATTGTTTGCTtagattatttatatatttatatgtaacaACTATTGATATAACGAGTTTTGTCAACTTACcaacatcaaaatataataaaatcacttaatttttaaggaaataaaGTTATTCTTTGATACCAAACACCCTAATTAGAGTAGGACATTCTGTTGAGAAGGTATAGCGATGATCCACATGGTTAACAGCTTGGCTTCCCAACTACTAGCTGGAAAGGTGCAACATAACAGTATCTAAAGACAAATATGGAAAAATATCAGCTGCATTAATCAAACCAATATGCTTGTTACAGCAACCAGCTACTAGCCTGTCATGTATCTTGCTAATTCAATAACCGTAACATTATTTCTGTAACGAATGTCCAGTTCAGCTTTTCTGTGCCATGCTAATTACAAAAAATCAGATCAAGGCAAATATTAAAAGAAAGGTTATACAAAAATAGCAACAATAGGTAATCTGTAGTATATATGTGATCTACTACTTGACGAGGCAGATGCAATTTCATGCTTCTCCGGGCAATAGTCATCGACCAATGGAGTGAGCTGAAGAGCAGCAAAAGTAAGCAGAGTAACAATTGCCTAATGAAAACTCGCTTTGTGACAATCTTTATCTTGTTCTCGTTGCTACCTTTCCTGCCTCTGAATACACTCCAAAATTGCACAAATCAAGAAATAGCTGGTAGCAAAGAATTTGGATGTTCAATCACTAGGACCTTAGCATTTTCCAATCTGAACTTAATATAGAGTGTGTGATCTAGTCACCAACTAATGAGACGGAAGAAGGGCAAACTCAATCTCCTGTaatgtttttccttttgtttccacCACGTTCTTTTTCACAAAGGCCACTGCCAACAAGCAAAAACTGGAAAAGATTGCATATACAATTTGTGGTCCAAGATGCTCAAGCATCGGCAGAAACAGAAGTCCGACCAAAAAATTTATGACCTGTTAAACAGCAAAATACATATTGTGAAAacatttgggaaagaaaaaggtATAGTTTTTTTAAGATTTCAGATTAAACAAAAATTATGACCACAACAACAAtaactataattataataaaagataattgcCAAGAACactaaaatcataaacatttcaGATAAAAAGTATATAGGTTTTCTTcctttccttcttttttgaatttgatttttttaccttttatcTTTTACAATCTTCAATATTGTTTTAAGTGACATTAACATAAAAAAATTCGCAATTTTTCGAGGACTCAAAGTTTTAGGGGCCTAAAGCAAATGCTTTACTAGCCTCACCCTTGAGCCACTCCTGCAGTCACCCCCTTCCTCAACTACTAGTATTGTGCATCAACCTCAAACTAGTAACCGTAGGCTATATGAATCCTCAACATCCATTTCACTTGGTTTGGACCCATTTCATCCCAGTACTTAATAAGAGAAAATGCCTTGAGCCAGAAAAAAGTTGTTATTCAGACTTGATGGTTTGCATACGAACAAGTCGTCGTATCGTATACTGGTCAAACTTGTCAGACACAAATGTTCTAGAGATCCTTCCCCATTTGATAAttcttcattcaaggacaaacaaagagaatgatttgcaaaaaggaaaaaaaaaaagaatcaagagCAGGATGAAAATACCCAATGTGCAGCCATGCATAAAGCCATCGCCTTTGCCCTGATCCGGCCAGGGAATATCTCTGACAGTAGGAGGCTAGGGACTGGACCAGCGCCCAAAGAAAATGCCAATACACACCTAAAATAAATAACTTCCCATTATTGAACGAAAACAACCAGCATTTGCTTTAATGGATTTAACCAGAGTCAACAGTTACTAAGTACATAATGACGCTTATCTCTAGAATTCAATTGAAACGTGTTATCCACAGAAGCAGTACCAAAACTATTTATCTTCATTACTTAGCTGACTTCTCTTTATATGACAAAGATTAACTTTCCCAGGAAAAAGGTCAGAAGCCTCAGATAGTTATTTGTTGTTATCTGATCATCACAGTATAACGAGCATATCTAGTCATTTCTATCAATAATGCATCAACTGCTACAAGACAAACTTGAAGTGGATTACTCACAGTAGGGTCCCACCAACTGATAGGTATAATACTGCAAAGCTTGGTACAAATGAACTCGCAGCTGCTACTTGAAAACCCGTTGCAATTGCCTGCACCAAAAATATCTCGGACGTTTAAGCATGAGAAAGCAAAATATGGTAACACTGGTCTCAGACCATACATGGTAAGCATAGAGCTATGCTTGAAACTACATGCTCCTATTGATTGATATGGTAATGAGTAAACAAGATTGGGTTACCATGCCCAAGAAACTCCCAATTAGAAGCACCTTCCTCCCAAGCCTATCCATCAAAATCATCGCAATAATAGATCCTGTGGATGTTATCAACAACAGTGAAATGAGAAATCACTAAAAGATCCAAGAGTGTTACACATGTTTTGTGTGGAAAGAGGATATGTTACCTGTTAAGTTTACGATCCCAACGCATGTATTTGCAATGTCTGAGGGTACTCCAGCCTTTTTAAAAACagttgaagagaaataaaatacaGCATTTATTCCAGATAGTTGTTGCAAAGCAAATAAGGCAGATCCAATGAAAACCACTGTCCAAACGGCAAGAGTTAAAACTTGCTCAACTTTTTCACACGAAAATATTGACAGAATGAAAACACATCATCAATAATTATACCTTTAAAATGACGACCATACAGTAGCTCTCCAAACCTGACATTATCCACCTCATCTCCTTTGTCCGTCTTTGACATTTCTGCAATAGCATATTTAACATGCGCTGCTCCCATAAGCTTTTCAAGCTCTTCCTCGGCCAAATCAATTCTTCCTCTCTGAATGAAGTCCAGAAACAAAAGGTAAGTTAGATAAGAGAACCATAAGCTGCTGAGTGTTAGCAAACGATAGAAGACAGAATTGACATTAAATCAAGATGGTCCTGCATAAAAGCACCATGACCATAAACCAGTTTTTATTTTGATAAGTATAAGAACATGCTCACTATTTTATGGTATAAATACAATGTATGGCCTTGACTGTAGTATCAAGGCCCAAAGACAAATTGTGGCAGGAGTGAACCAATAATTTTTCTCTCAAGTTGTACTGAAACCTGCTAAGTTATTGGAGACAGGAAGAATACAAGCCCATCAATGAATAGAGAAAGCAATTACAATAATGTTGTTGGAATCTGTAAAGATTATATCTTCTTCAGCTATTTCATTATGTGGCCTTGTATGAGACATGGTTAAAGTAGATATAATAAGAAGGAAATTCAATAACGGGAGATTCACCTAAAACAGCAAAGTTCCATGAAAAATGGAGTTGTTCTGCTTTAGGGACGCGAAAAGACATTTAAAAATAGTCGGCATGTTCATTCTACCCAACATTAAATGGATTGTGGTGCAATTTAGAGGATGAGTACGTATACACTTTTGAGCATATATTCAAGACAGGAAACCAAGCAGTAGTTTGTAAAATTGGATTGTCTACATAGGCATTTCAAGAAATCACTTGTCAACTGAAATAAAGAAGCGTGTCTTTCATTTCGGTGACCTAGTGAATTTGCATACTCGGCGGATTTTACTATTTGCAAGGTTCACAAGAAACTGAATTTGATAATGCCACTTTTCTATCCACTGCAAGACACTCGATGATTTAAGAGCACAGTGATCAACCTTAACAAGCCAATGAGGACTCTCAGCACAGAATTCCATCAAAACAGCAAGTAATGCAGCAGGAATGGTGGATATCCAAAAGCAAACTCGCCACCTGTGACATCATTTTGGAAGTAGTTACGCATCACCCAATCAATTAATGGAATGCTATAAACATATAGGATAATAGACTTATTCTTAATAATCGACCTGCaaatggtgtttatcgacctggagaaggcttacgacaaagtccccagggaggtgctttggagatgcttggaggtgagtggagtaccgctggcatatatcagagcaattaaggatatgtatgatggagcgaaaactcaggtgaggacggcgggaggagactcagagcatttcactgtcttgacaggattgcatcagggatctactcttagtccctttttgtttgcgttggtgatggatgtgttgacgcggcgtattcaaggggaggtgccttggtgtatgctttttgcagacgatgtagttctgatagatgagactcgaggaggtgtgaatgacaaattagaggtgtggaggcaaactcttgagtctaaagggttcagggtgagcagaagcaagacagagtatgtggaatgcaagtttaatgacgtgaggcgggagaatgaggtagtagtgaagctggaatcacaggaggtatgtaagagggatagtttcaagtatctcgggtccgtgatccagagtaacggtgagattgacgaggatgtctcgcaccatattggggcgggatggatgtagtggaagctcgcgtcgggggtgttgtgtgataagaaggtgccgcccaagctgaaaggcaaattctacagggtggtagtccgtccggccatgttgtatggagcggagtgttggccagttaagaactcccacatccaaaaaatgaaggtggcagaaatgcggatgttgcgctggatgtgtgggctgactagaggggatagagttcggaatgagactatccgggagaaggttggtgtgactccagtggagtgcaagatgcgggaagcccgattgagatggttcggacacgtgaagaggaggggcatggatgccccgattcgtaggtgtgagaggctagcgttggatggttttaggcggggtaggggtaggccgaagaagtactggggtgaggtgattagacgggacatggagcagttacagctcaccgaggacatgaccctagataggaaggtctggaggacgtgaattagggcagaagactagggccggtttggatcgctagtgtagggaattacttggtgggggttttattcttgttatgattccgtgttccatgttttattacgaatttgtgtgctttcctctgttttctaatacttatgggtgccgtatttatgttatgtaatctagttctgtgctttactatgagtttgtgtggtatctcgtgacttgagccgggggtctatcgaaaacagcctttctacttctttagaggtagaggtatggactgcgtacatcttacccccccagaccccactaggtgggaatacactgggtttgttgttgttgttgttgctcctGTAGAAAGCAGTTTAGCAGTCTCAAACTGAAGAAAGACAGTTCATTCCAAACAGTGACTGGAATAAACTGGAccagtaataatattttttcattcatctAAGCCAGCCCTACCAATTGATTTTATGAAGGGGAAAAGAAGATAAAGGTCATACAATCCTCACCAACCAACATTATCCTTGGCAGGAATTCCAATGAGAAGCGATCCCAGGATCCCAAGGCATGTGGCGATCTGAGTGAAACTCCCATAGGTGCCTCTAACAAAAGCTGGTGAAACCTGGTCAAACAAATTAAATGTAACTAAAAGATAGAATTAGGAGCAAAAGATAATATCATATACCTCTGCAACATAGAGAGCAGCAACAGCAGGGCCTAGGCCCATTCCTATTCCAACAAGTAGCCTTCCAAGAAGCATAAGTCCAAGAGTACTTGTTGCAGCACTACATTTATGCGGTTGAAGAACCTTCAGTTAATTTCCGGAAACTCGAAATGTATTCGCTCcagtttatataatttaacaacttaaaaaggaAAAGAGCACTTAAACACCCCGGCTGCCATGCCACATAAAGCAACCTTTACAAGACTCCTAAGAATAAGTCTGCAGGAGACTTTGCCAAAGCAAAAGATAGCAAGGCTAAACATCCCCTAAGGAATTAGACACTTTCCTTTTAGAACATCCATTCATCCCAGTCAGGTTATACAATGAACAGAAGAGGACTCAATACTTCAGAATAATTGGACGGTATTACAGAGCAAATGTTCACGCTGCATTTAAAGTTGAAAAGGCCTAAGCATAAGAAGTTTATTATGGGTTTACCTCATAGAAGCACCTATTATCATTGGTAGAGAACACAATTGAAAACCTCTTCGACGACCAACCCCATCTGCTATCCAACCACTGAATATAGAGCCCAAAAGAGCACCTCCCAAACATGTACTCACAACTAGACCTTTAGTTGAAAACAAAATTATCATATCAGATGGAACAGTATAAAATGAATTAAGCAACCACATGAAGATAATCGTCTTAAGAGAAGCAAGGGAAGATGCAAGTGTTAGACAGCAGGTTCGACTGAACTCTGCCTTGGACTCCACCTCTGTATATATAACAAAGAAAATTTAACATCTATGTTTATACAAATGTAGCATGCACTGTCATACATGAGTAATGGATGCAGTGATAATAAACCCCCACTCCCCCACATGGAGGTCCACGTAAGTGGAGCTGAGGGGGTTTGTGGGGGGTGGGTGTTAAGAAATTTTTAAGGTTAATGGAATAGAGTACCTTCAGCCAAGGAGCTGCCACTGAAGTCAAGGTCCAAAGACATGCTTTCTAAAGTGTCATTAACCACCCTGAAtaaaccaaaccgaaataaaatgccaagtttgaaaaaaaaaaacaaatagtaGACAAGGTCAACATTTAACCAACTAAAAAGGTAGGATTTATGAAAGAAACTAAATTGAAAGTTCACTCGTACCCAAGATGGTAGCCAaacaaaaatgatgaaataattgCCACCAGTATATGCGGCAATGGGCGCTTCCATGAGGGGTTTCCAATTTCTTTCCACACACCATTTTCTGGACTACCTAAAAACACATAAGAAAGaatcaaaaatcaaatacataCAAAACTATATATATTCTTTTGATTTGGCACATaaattaagaaagtaaagaaaacttttgattcttgtggtcctaaactaaaagtgtctagaatgtaccaaaatgccgtttaattttgtggtcttatacatgtcatgtgaaaagctGGAATCAGGAGTTGCTAAAAAGGGAAAGATGCATTATTTTTAGACTGCTCAAAATAAAAGTagaacaaacaaattaaaatggagggAGCATGTCCTATGGATGTCTCTAAGTTGATGGTACATTGGAggagtatattattattttattggaaAATGGAGACATCCTTCAACCAAGTTGGCAAcattttatttctcaatttgagCTCCTAAAAATCCAGAGACTGACAGTAGTTTTTCAGTAAAAAAGCTCATAAAAATACATACTGTATGATTTCATCATTTGgaacaagagagagagaaatagatCTTAAACATGACTCATAATTTAGAAAGCACACATCTTGTGATCACCCTTTGAACCCCATATAAATTTGCAGCAAACTTAAACACGTTCCTTTCTACTCCTACAATATTATAGtatccaaaaaacaaaaaaattgtacTTAAGTGGCACACTTTGTTGAAAAATTATACAAGTATatagatcaaaaattatttttcatgagtATATATGCTGTGATTCTAAATCTTGGATCCGTCTGGCAAATAGAAAGAAAAGAGTGTAAAGGATACCTATATTCTCTTGTCTATCTTCATAATCAGTAAACTGATCTTTAGTTGATGCACGTTTGTACATGGAGTAAGCATCTGCAAGACGACCACCTCTCATACTGGAAATGTGATCAATCTATGCTGATGTAACAAATAtccaaatcatatatatatacacacgccAACCTGCAGTGCCCAGATCCATTATCGGTATGTATAAAAACCATTAGTAATATGCAAATGAagcaaaagtcccagatctgatTCGACACTCAAAAAAAATTCCATATTTCGAGAATCGTAACCGAcaattcaatactcaaataaaattctaatttttcaaatcaaaaatggaaaaaatagaaatactaaATTTGTTAGCATTACATATAAGCAGAGCGAGTCAGTGTGTGTGAGTACTTGTTAATTACCTCCTGAAAAGTGTTGCAGAGCGCAATAATCAGAATAAAAGGCAGAAAATGGGAGCGGCTGGCAGTGAAGTATTTAGAAAGTTAAAAAGGAAAACGTGCAGATGCAAAAGGGTGGCTAACGTGTTTTCATTTGTAAGCAAAGAAGGAAAGTACATAATGCATATGCATTAGCGGTGGTACGACTATGGAAGGAAGGCAGAAGAAAACAGAGATGATGACACGAAAGCATCTACATACTCTACGTGGTCCAATCTTTGTTGCTTTTTCCTGCTTTGTTTCTTATGCTTTTGGCTATAATCCTGTGACATTCTGACACATCATCCTTCGCAATCTAGGACTTTCTTTCATTTATGAAACGTTAAACACTTTtacttttatcaaaaaaataaaatgaaacactTTTACTACTACCACATAATTGTGTGTTACTTcttttatctcaaaaaaaaaataaaaatttatggctATAATAGAGTAAGATTTGTGGTTGAACAATGTTGTAGTATAAGATTTAGATCCATTTGTTTGTGAGATTATAAAAAAAGTCCCACATCTCATATTGAAATTAAACTTTGAAACTTAAAAATCTGTGTTTTCTAAACTTTGAAGCAGTGGTTTTTGAGATCTTTGCGTTTGAACgaattttagttgaaattttctttaaaaaaaaattgtgagtgtTCCTCCAAAAA
The Capsicum annuum cultivar UCD-10X-F1 chromosome 6, UCD10Xv1.1, whole genome shotgun sequence DNA segment above includes these coding regions:
- the LOC107876120 gene encoding probable plastidic glucose transporter 3 — encoded protein: MRGGRLADAYSMYKRASTKDQFTDYEDRQENIGSPENGVWKEIGNPSWKRPLPHILVAIISSFLFGYHLGVVNDTLESMSLDLDFSGSSLAEGLVVSTCLGGALLGSIFSGWIADGVGRRRGFQLCSLPMIIGASMSAATSTLGLMLLGRLLVGIGMGLGPAVAALYVAEVSPAFVRGTYGSFTQIATCLGILGSLLIGIPAKDNVGWWRVCFWISTIPAALLAVLMEFCAESPHWLVKRGRIDLAEEELEKLMGAAHVKYAIAEMSKTDKGDEVDNVRFGELLYGRHFKVVFIGSALFALQQLSGINAVFYFSSTVFKKAGVPSDIANTCVGIVNLTGSIIAMILMDRLGRKVLLIGSFLGMAIATGFQVAAASSFVPSFAVLYLSVGGTLLCVLAFSLGAGPVPSLLLSEIFPGRIRAKAMALCMAAHWVINFLVGLLFLPMLEHLGPQIVYAIFSSFCLLAVAFVKKNVVETKGKTLQEIEFALLPSH